One region of Turicibacter bilis genomic DNA includes:
- a CDS encoding aldose epimerase family protein: MVTYKKLEKGTFNGVNVIEYSMKNEALEVRFLNIGGVLTKIAMAEDQYEQNLVLNYDHIESYFNNGCYLNAIIGRTSNRIKNGQFTINGQTYQLDLNNGPNNLHGGAQCLTYADFEVTEVDSGYELTTVLPHQAEGFPGNLSVKVRYTLEQNSFIVSYEATTDQDTIVNLTQHAYFNLSGNLSTNIYNHELQIKADYIAEIDDNLSFTEKLIPVSNTLFDFNTPTIVNPETKEVLPLFEKASGYDHLYLLSDTKDVVTFKDLTSNRTLKVSTTSPSMQFYAGNFLTEDLVFENGRHGERHLGACFETHLVPFDFESQLLKPGEAYSQSTTFTFTK, from the coding sequence ATGGTTACTTACAAAAAATTAGAAAAAGGGACATTCAATGGTGTTAATGTCATTGAATACAGCATGAAAAATGAAGCATTAGAAGTTCGATTTTTAAACATCGGTGGAGTGCTCACTAAAATTGCAATGGCTGAGGACCAATATGAACAAAACTTAGTCTTAAACTACGATCATATCGAAAGCTACTTTAATAATGGATGCTACTTAAATGCCATTATTGGACGCACTTCAAATCGAATTAAAAATGGGCAATTTACGATTAATGGGCAAACTTATCAATTAGATTTAAACAATGGACCAAATAACTTACACGGTGGGGCACAGTGCTTAACTTATGCTGATTTTGAAGTTACTGAAGTTGATTCAGGATACGAGTTAACAACGGTTCTTCCACATCAAGCAGAAGGCTTCCCCGGAAACTTAAGTGTCAAAGTTCGCTATACATTAGAACAGAACAGTTTCATCGTGTCTTACGAGGCAACAACGGATCAAGATACCATTGTAAACTTAACACAGCATGCTTACTTTAACCTATCTGGTAATCTAAGCACAAACATTTATAATCACGAACTTCAAATTAAAGCAGATTATATCGCTGAAATCGATGATAACTTATCGTTTACTGAAAAGTTAATCCCTGTTTCTAACACATTATTCGATTTCAATACACCGACTATCGTCAATCCTGAAACAAAAGAAGTATTACCATTATTCGAAAAAGCATCGGGATACGATCACCTATACCTATTATCGGATACGAAAGATGTCGTAACATTTAAAGATTTAACATCAAATCGTACATTAAAAGTTTCAACAACATCGCCTTCTATGCAATTTTACGCTGGTAACTTCTTAACTGAAGATTTAGTCTTTGAAAATGGCCGTCACGGAGAACGCCATTTAGGCGCTTGTTTTGAAACACACTTGGTCCCATTTGATTTTGAATCACAACTCTTAAAACCAGGTGAAGCTTACTCACAAAGCACAACATTCACATTCACAAAATAA
- a CDS encoding LacI family DNA-binding transcriptional regulator, giving the protein MAKIKDIADLTGFSITTVSRVLNQDKNFNVSDETRLKIMATAEKLNYVPLSKRNKSSKKNITLTIGLVYWYSVAEEITDPYYMSIRLAIENHCQLHNINLQKIYLPMKSFDDISAMNLDGLIALGKYSEEEIQTLHTLNQHLVLVDCYSKHYNIDVVMADLKEATKDIISYLLDLELKKIGFICGIEKTLDGQELLDIRLTTYINQMSKLKSFNQNNVYLGAFTADSGYEIMSEIIKQGKLLDAYIVASDAMAIGCLKALNENNIKVPDVVSIISYDNISLSQYTIPSLTTIDMNTKHMGETALDLLVERINNDREIAKKVTIPTRLIKRASSL; this is encoded by the coding sequence ATGGCTAAAATTAAAGATATTGCCGATTTAACTGGTTTTTCAATTACAACAGTTTCACGTGTATTAAACCAAGATAAAAATTTCAACGTATCGGATGAAACAAGATTAAAAATTATGGCAACAGCTGAGAAATTAAATTACGTTCCATTAAGCAAACGTAATAAATCAAGCAAAAAAAATATAACCTTAACAATTGGACTTGTTTATTGGTACTCAGTGGCTGAGGAAATTACTGACCCTTACTACATGTCCATTCGTTTAGCTATCGAAAATCATTGCCAATTACATAATATCAACTTACAAAAAATCTACTTACCTATGAAATCATTTGATGATATCTCAGCGATGAATTTAGATGGATTAATCGCATTAGGAAAGTACAGTGAAGAGGAAATTCAAACGCTTCACACACTAAACCAACACCTTGTTTTAGTGGATTGTTACTCTAAACATTACAACATTGATGTCGTAATGGCCGATTTAAAAGAGGCCACGAAAGATATCATTTCTTATTTACTTGATTTAGAACTGAAAAAAATTGGTTTCATCTGTGGAATTGAAAAAACATTAGATGGACAAGAATTATTAGATATTCGTTTAACAACTTACATTAATCAAATGTCTAAGCTTAAATCATTCAATCAGAACAATGTTTATTTGGGGGCTTTCACGGCAGATTCAGGATATGAAATTATGTCGGAGATTATTAAACAAGGAAAATTATTAGATGCTTATATCGTCGCTTCAGATGCCATGGCTATTGGCTGCTTAAAAGCATTAAACGAAAATAATATTAAAGTGCCTGATGTTGTTTCAATCATTAGTTACGATAATATCTCATTATCACAATATACCATTCCATCATTAACAACAATTGATATGAATACAAAACACATGGGTGAAACTGCACTAGATTTACTTGTAGAACGTATTAATAACGATCGTGAAATTGCTAAAAAGGTTACCATTCCAACACGATTAATTAAGCGAGCAAGTAGTTTATAA
- a CDS encoding sugar ABC transporter substrate-binding protein — MKKVMSILLATGLSVAGLVGCSNDAPKDENKVQSTDDGKTVVKLWLDYDEYAEALEEAVEAKYPQYDIQWEHVESTDTRTKLELDGPAGVGPDIFIQPHDGMAQSIQSQILLPLGEKLTSQVQERFIEGSVQTVEFDGTYYGVPLSTESVAFFYNKTLLDKYGFEVAETWDEIKAQGDEFNNTAENKFIIRMETGNSYTMHFFLTAFGYELFGPDHNDPEKINFNTQEVIDGLTYYQSMRQYLDVPYADLTIDTVEVEFAKGTVPYIIVGPWAISEIQKNADFEWGITTIPTINGNQPVTFSGNIIACMSSYTKNAEAAREVLEFMVSDEGLEILYKVRGSIPALKDPSVIDGLSDDQYVMGILEQAQFSEAMPSIPEMASFWTPAETLYRSVWEGLATPEEAAAKALEDFNAALELTK; from the coding sequence ATGAAAAAAGTAATGTCAATCTTATTAGCAACTGGATTATCTGTAGCGGGATTAGTAGGGTGCAGTAATGATGCACCAAAAGATGAAAATAAGGTACAGTCAACAGATGATGGAAAAACAGTCGTTAAATTATGGTTAGATTATGATGAATATGCAGAGGCTTTAGAAGAGGCAGTTGAAGCAAAATACCCACAGTATGATATTCAGTGGGAGCATGTGGAGTCGACAGATACTCGTACAAAATTAGAGTTAGATGGTCCAGCGGGGGTAGGGCCAGATATCTTCATTCAGCCACACGATGGAATGGCTCAATCAATTCAATCACAAATCTTATTACCCTTAGGTGAGAAGTTAACAAGCCAAGTTCAGGAGCGTTTCATCGAGGGATCAGTACAAACAGTTGAGTTTGACGGAACGTATTATGGGGTTCCACTATCAACTGAATCAGTTGCATTTTTCTATAATAAAACATTATTAGATAAATATGGATTTGAAGTAGCGGAAACTTGGGATGAGATTAAAGCTCAAGGGGACGAATTTAATAATACAGCAGAAAATAAATTTATCATTCGAATGGAAACAGGAAATTCATATACGATGCATTTCTTCTTAACTGCATTTGGATATGAATTATTTGGACCAGATCATAATGATCCAGAAAAAATTAACTTTAATACTCAAGAGGTTATTGATGGATTAACTTATTATCAATCAATGAGACAATATTTAGATGTCCCTTACGCTGACTTAACAATAGATACTGTTGAAGTTGAATTTGCTAAAGGAACAGTTCCTTATATTATTGTTGGACCATGGGCGATTTCTGAAATTCAAAAAAATGCTGATTTTGAATGGGGAATTACAACTATTCCAACAATTAATGGTAATCAGCCTGTTACATTCTCAGGAAATATTATTGCGTGTATGAGCTCTTATACAAAAAATGCTGAAGCAGCTCGTGAAGTGTTAGAATTTATGGTTTCTGATGAAGGATTAGAAATTCTTTATAAAGTTCGTGGATCTATTCCGGCTTTAAAAGATCCAAGTGTTATCGATGGCCTTTCTGATGATCAGTATGTAATGGGGATCTTAGAACAAGCTCAGTTCTCTGAGGCAATGCCAAGTATTCCTGAAATGGCAAGCTTTTGGACACCAGCGGAAACATTATATCGTTCAGTTTGGGAAGGTTTAGCAACTCCTGAAGAAGCAGCAGCTAAAGCGTTAGAAGATTTTAATGCAGCATTAGAATTAACAAAATAA
- a CDS encoding GNAT family N-acetyltransferase, producing MRIAYYEAEYLEECAELLQKVYNNEQWGCHWSEIKSKKYIAELSQIPRFVGFLLLNDEEELIGAALCHERTWWYKDELFIDEFFIDPDSQQRGYGSKLLKYMTKYSKEQKLAGLTLMTNNLIVADFYHKNKFHDHEIYFMYKGVENIAD from the coding sequence ATGCGAATTGCTTATTATGAGGCCGAGTATTTAGAGGAATGCGCAGAACTTTTACAAAAGGTTTATAACAATGAGCAATGGGGATGTCATTGGTCAGAAATAAAATCAAAAAAATATATTGCAGAATTAAGTCAGATTCCACGCTTTGTTGGATTTCTTCTTTTAAATGATGAGGAAGAACTAATTGGGGCTGCACTTTGCCATGAACGAACATGGTGGTATAAAGATGAGCTCTTTATTGATGAATTCTTTATTGATCCAGACTCACAACAACGGGGATACGGTTCAAAGTTACTCAAATATATGACTAAATATTCAAAAGAACAAAAATTGGCTGGGTTAACTTTAATGACAAATAATCTGATTGTCGCTGATTTCTATCATAAAAATAAATTCCATGATCATGAAATCTATTTTATGTACAAGGGTGTTGAAAATATTGCAGACTAA
- a CDS encoding HPr family phosphocarrier protein → MRMYQVQFHSIEDVKAFVNIANHYGYEIQLQRDAYQVDAKSILGVLSLGIGVPMTVRAHTLNASVLKGELTPYLI, encoded by the coding sequence ATGAGAATGTATCAGGTTCAATTTCATTCGATTGAAGATGTTAAAGCGTTTGTTAATATTGCGAACCACTATGGCTATGAAATTCAATTGCAACGAGATGCATATCAAGTAGATGCTAAATCGATTTTAGGGGTATTAAGTTTAGGTATTGGAGTACCTATGACTGTTCGTGCACATACGTTGAATGCTTCGGTATTAAAGGGTGAGTTAACACCTTACTTAATTTAA
- a CDS encoding branched-chain amino acid aminotransferase yields the protein MEFKIERAKQLKEKPVETKLGFGRHFSDHMLVIDYTEGIGWHDGRIIPYGPIEMDPACMVLHYAQETFEGLKAYRHTDGSIALFRPEINAQRLIKSNERLCMPPVPVDLFLKGIEELVKYEQDWVPKEPRTSLYIRPFCFATESGVGLHPAKKYKFVVILSPVGDYYPEGVNPVKIWVEDEYVRAVKGGTGFAKCGGNYAASIAAQVKAEQNGYTQVLWLDGVHRKYVEEVGTMNVMFLINDTVVTTPLEGSILPGVTRDSIITLLKDWRVTVEERHLSIDELMEAGRTGALKEAFGTGTAAVISPIGELHYKDETVIINDFKTGKLTKKLYDTLTGIQWGRVEDPYHWVKILK from the coding sequence ATGGAATTTAAAATCGAACGCGCAAAACAATTAAAAGAAAAACCAGTTGAGACAAAATTAGGATTTGGTCGTCATTTTTCTGACCATATGTTAGTCATTGATTATACGGAAGGAATCGGTTGGCACGATGGACGAATCATACCGTACGGACCGATTGAAATGGATCCTGCTTGCATGGTCTTACACTATGCCCAAGAAACATTCGAAGGGTTAAAGGCTTATCGACATACTGATGGGAGCATTGCCCTATTCCGTCCAGAAATTAATGCACAACGCTTAATTAAATCAAATGAGCGTCTTTGTATGCCTCCTGTTCCAGTTGATTTATTTTTAAAGGGAATTGAAGAACTCGTCAAATACGAACAAGACTGGGTACCAAAAGAACCAAGAACATCACTTTATATTCGCCCATTCTGCTTTGCAACAGAGTCAGGAGTTGGATTACATCCTGCGAAAAAATATAAATTTGTCGTTATCCTTTCACCTGTCGGTGACTACTATCCTGAAGGGGTCAATCCAGTAAAAATTTGGGTTGAAGATGAATATGTACGAGCTGTCAAAGGAGGAACTGGTTTTGCTAAATGCGGAGGTAACTATGCAGCAAGTATCGCGGCTCAAGTCAAAGCTGAACAAAATGGTTATACCCAAGTGCTTTGGTTAGATGGTGTTCACCGAAAATACGTTGAAGAAGTGGGAACAATGAATGTTATGTTTTTAATTAATGACACCGTTGTAACGACCCCACTAGAAGGTTCTATTTTACCTGGTGTCACTCGTGATTCAATCATTACTCTTTTAAAAGATTGGAGAGTAACTGTTGAAGAACGTCATTTAAGTATTGATGAACTCATGGAAGCGGGACGAACTGGCGCTTTAAAAGAAGCTTTTGGAACGGGGACAGCAGCCGTTATTTCACCTATCGGAGAGCTTCATTACAAAGATGAAACAGTAATAATCAATGATTTTAAAACTGGAAAATTAACTAAAAAATTATATGATACATTAACTGGCATTCAATGGGGTCGAGTTGAAGATCCCTATCATTGGGTAAAAATTTTAAAATAG